The sequence CACGATGACGGAGGCCACCTGAGCGGCCAGAACGGCAACAAGCCGGTCGATTGACGCAAAGGGGGCATAAGTATGACATTGGCGAATGCAACCATGCGGTCCGGGCGGCACGGACCGCCCGGGAAGCGCACCGGCGGGCGGCCGGACCAGGGGGTCGGTACCTGGTTCCTGATCCTTCCCGCTCTCCTCCCGATCCTCGTCCTGAGCGTCGGCCCGCTCCTCTACGGCATCGCGCTGGCCTTCACCGACGCCCAGTCCGGCCGCACCCGCGCCACCCAGTGGACCGGCACGCTGAACTTCCAGGACCTGCTGCACGACGGGCTGTTCTGGGAGTCGTTCCGGATCGGCCTGGTGTGGGCGGTCGGGGTCACCGTCCCGCAGTTCGTGCTCGCCCTCGGCCTGGCGCTGCTGCTCAACGAGAACCTGCGGATGCGCTGGCTGGCCCGCGCCCTGGCGATCATCCCGTGGGCGATGCCCGAGGTCGTCGTCGGCATCATGTGGCGCCTCGTCTACAACCCGGACGCCGGCATCCTCAACGAGACCATCCGCGACCTGGGGCTCGGGGACGGCCGGGACTGGCTGACCGGGCTCGCCACCGCACTGCCCGCCGTGATCGTCGTCGGCGTCTGGTCCGGGATGCCGCAGACCACGGTCGCCCTGCTGGCCGGGCTCCAGAACACCCCGCACGAACTGCACGAGGCCGCCGCCCTGGACGGAGCGGGTGCCTGGCGCCGGTTCAGGACGGTGACCTGGCCCGCCATCAGGCCGGTCGCCCTCTCCATCACCGCGCTCAATTTCATCTGGAACTTCAACTCCTTCGCCCTGGTCTACGTGCTGACCAACGGCGGTCCCGGCGGCCGCACCCGGCTGCCGATGCTCTTCGCGTACGAGGAGGCCTTCCGCTACGGGCAGTTCGGCTACGCCGCCGCGATGGGCTGTGTGATGGTCGCGGTGATCTCCGTGATCCTCGCCGTGTATCTCGCCGGCCGGCTCCGGGGAGGCGAGGACCGATGAGCATGCGTACCCGACGATCCGTGCGGGCGGGACAGTACGTGGCGCTGCTGTGCTACCTGGTCTTCCTGGCGTTCCCGTTCCTGTGGCTGATCTCCACCGCCTTCAAGCCGGCGCCCGAGCTGGGTTCCCTGCACCCGACCTGGATCCCGCAGCACCCGACGCTGGACAACTTCCGGCAGGCGTTCGACGAGCAGCCGCTGCTGCGGGCCGCGGCCAACTCGCTGATCGCCGCGCTCTCGGCCGGGCTGATCGCCGTCCTGATCGCGACGCCGATGGCGTATGTGATGGCCCGCCACCGCACCCGGCTCGCCACTGCGGCCACCGGCTGGGTCGTGGTCAGCCAGGCGTTCCCCTTCGTACTGCTGATCATTCCGCTGTTCCTGGTCCTCAAGAACCTGCACCTGATCAACACCCTCTGGGGACTGATCATGGTCTATGTGGTGTGGGCCCTGCCCTTCGCGCTGTGGATGCTCGTCGGCTACGTACGGGCGGTTCCGGCCGAGCTGGAGGAGGCGGCGGCGGTCGACGGGGCGGGCCGGCTCCGGACGCTGGTCTCGGTCACCGCCCCGCTGCTGGCCCCCGGCATCGTCGCCACGGCCCTCTTCGCCTTCATCACCGCGTGGAACGAGTTCTTCTTCGCCCTCGTCCTCCTCAAGACCCCGGAGAAGCAGACCTTGCCCGTCGTACTGACGCACTTCCTCGGCGCGGAGGGCGCCAGCGACCTCGGGCCGCTCGCCGCCGCCGCGTTCCTCGCCACCCTCCCCTCGCTCGTCCTGTTCGCCGTGATCCAGCGGCGGATCACCGGCGGCATGCTGGCCGGGGCGGTGAAGAACTGATGCGCGCGCTGGTACGTACGGCTGCCGCGGCGGCCACCGCCCTGGCCCTGCTGCTCACCGGCTGCGGCGGGGGCGACGGCGGCTCGCACGGGAGGATCACGCTCCGGTTCCAGTCGCTGGCCTGGCAGAAGGAGTCCGTCGACATCAACAAGCAGCTGGTGAAGGAGTGGAACGCGGCCCACCCCGACATCCGGGTCGAGTACGTCCAGGGCAGCTGGGACAGCGTCCACGACCAGCTGCTCACCTCCTTCGAGGGCGGCGAGGCGCCCGACATCATCCACGACGCCTCCGACGACCTCGCCGACTTCGCGTACGGGGGCTACCTCGCCGACCTGCGCCCGCTCCTGCCGAAGGGGCTGACCGACGGTATCCCCCGCAACAGCTGGGACACGGCCACCTTCGACGGCGGGGTCTACGGCGTGCCGTTCCTCCAGGAGCCCCGGGTCCTGATCGCCAACACCAGGATCCTGAAGGCGTCCGGGGTCCGTATCCCGACGCCCGAGAAGCCGTGGAGCTGGGCGGAGTTCCGGCAGGTGACCAAGAAGCTGACGGGCAAGGGCCGCTACGGGGTCGCCTGGCCGCTCAAGGAACCGGTCTCCGTCACCCTCAACCTCGGCCTCTCGGCGGGCGGGCAGCTCTTCCACCGGGGCGCCGACGGCAAGGTGACCGTCGCGATGGGGGAGGGCGACCAGGTGGTCCCCGGCACCATCCACGACCAGGTCAACACCGACCACAGCGCCGCCCGCACCGCGCTCGGCATGGGCGGCGGCGACACCCTGCCCGGCTTCTTCGGCGGCAAGTACGCGATGGTGCCGCTCGGGTTCTCGTACCGCCAGCAGGTCGTCGAGCAGGCCCCGAAGGGGTTCGCGTGGACGGTACTGCCCGCCCCGGCGGGCCGGGACGGACTGGCGCAGGGGGTGAGCCCGCAGACCCTGTCCGTCGCCGAGGACAGCCCGCACAAGAAGGAGGCGGTCCGGTTCATCGACTTCCTGCTGCGGCCCGCCAACATGGTGCGGCTGGCCAAGGGGGACTGGATGCTGCCGACCGGCACCGAGGCGCTGGCCGACCCCTCGCTGCACACCGCGGACCGGGGCTGGGCGACCGGCGCCGCGCTCGCCGGGTCGCTGCGCTCCGCCCCGGCCCAGTCCGTGCGCGGCTACCCCGAGTGGAAGGACAAGGTGGCGACCCCCGCGCTCCAGGAGTACTACAGCGGCGCGATCGACGCCGCGGAGCTGAGGAAGCGACTGGTGACCGACGGCAACCGGGTCCTGGCCCGCTACCAGCGCTGAACGCGTAGGCCCTCCTCCCGGCGTCCGGGAGGAGGGCCCGCGTACAGCAGGGGATCAGACGCCGACCCGCTCCGGCTCCTCACCGCCGCGCGCCGGTGCGGTCACCGCCGGCTCGTCGTCGTACGACTCGTCGTGCGTCATGTCGGGCAGCCACCGCAGCCACGTCGGGAAGTACCAGTTGCGCTCGCCCAGCAGGGCCATGACGGCCGGCAGCAGCACCCCGCGGATGATCGTCGCGTCGATCAGCACGGCCGCCGCGAGGCCCACGCCCATCTGCTTCATGGACTGCATCGACAGCGTGCCGAAGATCGCGAACACGGCGACCATGATCACGGCCGCGCTGGTCACGACACCGGCCGTGGTGACCACTCCGTGGGCGATGGCGTCCCGGGTGGTCCGGCCCTGGAGCCTGGCCTCACGGATACGGGAGACCACGAACACGTGGTAGTCCATCGAGAGCCCGAAGAGGATCACGAACAGGAACAGCGGCAGCCAGGAGATGATCGCGCCCACGCCCTCCGCGCCCACCAGCGAGGCACCCCAGCCGTGCTGGAAGACCGCGGTCAGGATGCCGTAGGCGGCGCCCACCGAGAGCAGGTTGAGGACGATCGAGGTGATCGCGACGGTCAGCGACCGGAAGCAGAGCAGCATCAGCAGGAAGGCGAAGACGACCACGAAGGCGAAGACCGGGACGACCGAGCCCACGATCTGGTCGTTGAAGTCCTTCGAACCGGCGACCTGCCCGGTGACCGGCGCCTCGACCCCCGCCACCTTGCCGAGCGTCGCCGGACGCACCGTGTCGCGCAGCAGGTCCAGGCTCTTCTCGGCCTTCGCCTGGTCCGAGCCGCCGACCAGCGGTACGTCGATGACCGCGATGTTCTCCGCGTCGTGCGTGACGATGTCGACCGGGCCCTTCGAGGCCCCCGAGGAGACGGCCTGCCGGCGGAACTCCTCCAGCGCCCTGCGCACCGGGGCCGCGCCGATGTCGTCGGCCTTCACCACGACCTGCGCCGGGTCGGCGCCGCCGGGGAAGGCCTCGTTCAGCCGGTCGTAGGTCCGTACGATCGGCAGCGAGTCGCCGAACTCCTGGTCCAGGGTGAGGTTCTGGGTGTGCATGCCGAGCGCGGGCAGCGCGATGGCGGCGAGCGCGCCGGCGGCGACCACGAGTGCGGTCCACGGGCGGCGCAGCACGGCGGTGAGCACCGCGCGCCAGACCCGGCTCTCGCCGTCGGCGCCGCCGCGCTCCGAGCGCTTCAGGCGGTTCAGGAACGGCAGCCGGCCCTTCTCGACCCGCTCACCGAGCAGGGAGAGAAGCGCGGGCAGCACGGTGACCGAGCCGACCATGGCGACGGCGACCACCATCAGCGAGGCCAGGCCCATCGCCTCGAACTCCGCGATGCCGGTGAAGAGCATGCCCGCCATCGCCACGCAGACCGTCACACCGGAGACGACGATGGCACGGCCACTGGTCGCGGCGGCGATCATCAGCGCGGTCCGGGCGTCCCGCCCCTTGGCCCGCTCCTCCCGCTCGCGGCGCAGGTAGAACAGGCAGTAGTCGACGCCGACGGCCAGACCGACCAGCAGCATCACGGAGTTGGCGGTGTCGCTCATCGGCTGGAGGTGGCTCACCACGCCCATCAGGCCCATGGTCGCGATGATCGCGGTCAGCGCCAGGGCGACCGGGAGCAGCGCGGCGACCAGCGCGCCGAAGGCGATGAGCAGGATGCCGAGCGCGACCGGCACGGCGGAGAACTCCGCGCGCTGGAAGTCGCTGCCGAAGGCGTCGTCGAACGTCTTGCCCATGCTGGCGCCGCCGATCTCCTCGATCAGCAGTTCCTTGTGCGCGCCGTCGACCTTCGCGACGGCGTCCAGGACGGGCGCGACGCGCTCGCTCGCCGTCTCCGGGTCACCCCGCATCTCGAACTGCACCAGCGCGCTGTGTCCGTCGGCCGAGACGGACTTGCTGGTGTACGGCGAGGTGACGGCGGTGACCTCACCGGTGGCCTGCACGGCCTCGATCACGTCCTTCACCGCCGCGCGGAACTCCGGCGAACCGGCCACCGCCGCGTCCTCGCCCTCCGCGTGGATGAGCACGGTCTCGCCGGCCGGGTCCTTGAGCCCCGCGTCCTCGATGATCCGCACGGCCCGGCCCACCTCGCCGGACATCTGGTCGCTCTCCTTGACGTCGACCCGGCCCGCCGCGGAGCCGAGGCCCATGGCCAGGGCGACGAACAGCACCCAGATCGTCACCGCCGCCCAGCGGTGCCGGGCGCTCCAGCCGCCCGCGCGGGCCGCGATGCCCCGTACCCGCGGCTCCCGCGTCCGCGCCGCATCCACTCTCCCCATGACGGGCCTGCCCCCTTGTGACCGGCACCGGCCCACCGCCGCCGCCTCCCGCATTCGAAAGTAGGCGCGGCGTAAAGCCATCTCGTCATGCTGTCCGCCGAGCCGGGCGGAGGGGCCCTCCGACCTGGGAACGGTGCTTGCCCCCGAGAAGGAGGAACGAAGCCCCTTACACGTAAAGGTGGTTGGCGTATCGGGGAGCAGGTGCGGGCGTCTTGTGACGAAAGATTGACGACTGCGTCAGAGCCGTATGAAGGCCTTGAACTGCGCGCGTCAATCGGTCAGGGTTTCGAACCAACCCCCGGAGATCTTCCGGCCGGGGGTCAATCCCCCCACAAAGAATGACGAGGAGACCCCTCTTCATGGCCATTCACAAGCGTGCACGCCGGTTCAAGCTGACCGCCTCCATCACCGCGGTGGCGGCTGCCGCCGGTGTGACCCTGATGGGCAGCCCGTTCGCGGGAGCGACACCCGCCCCCGCGATGGGCAAGATCTACGGCGCCGACGCGGCGACCGCGGTCTCGGGCAGCTACATCGTGATGCTGGACCAGAAGGCGGACAAGGCCGAGCTCGCCAAGGAGTACGGCGGCAAGCTGAAGCGCAACTACAGCTCCGCCATCAACGGCTTCTCCGCCAGCGGCCTTTCGGAGACCGAGGCCAAGCGCCTCGCCGCCGACCCGGCCGTCTCCAAGGTCGTCCAGAACAAGAAGTTCCACATCGACGCCACCCAGGACAACCCGCCGTCCTGGGGTCTGGACCGCATCGACCAGACGGAGACCGCGGGCGACAACGCGTACACCTACCCCGACAGCGCGGGCGAGGGCGTCACCGCGTACGTCATCGACACCGGTGTCCGCACCACCCACGAGGAGTTCGGCGGCCGGGCCAGCTCCGGCTTCGACGCCGTGGACAACGACGACAGCGCCGACGACGGCAACGGCCACGGCACGCACGTCGCCGGCACCATAGCCGGGGCGACCTACGGCGTCGCCAAGAAGGCCAAGATCGTCGCCGTCCGCGTCCTGGACGACTCCGGCTCCGGCACCACCGAGCAGGTCGTCGCCGGCATCGACTGGGTCACCGAGAACCACCAGGGCCCGTCCGTCGCCAACATGAGCCTCGGCGGCGGCGCCGACGAGGCGCTCGACGCGGCCGTCCAGAAGGCCATCGCCTCCGGGGTCACCTTCGCGGTCGCCGCGGGCAACGAGTCGAGCGACGCCGGCGAGGGCTCGCCCTCCCGTGTCCCCGAGGCCATCACGGTCGCCTCGTCCACCGTGGACGACGAGCAGTCGTCGTTCTCCAACTACGGTCCGGTCGTGGACATCTACGCCCCGGGCTCCGACATCACCTCGTCCTGGAACGACAGCGACACCGGCTCCAACACCATCTCCGGTACGTCGATGGCGACCCCGCACGTCGTGGGCGCCGCCGCCGTCTACCTGGCCGGGCACCCCGAC is a genomic window of Streptomyces sp. NBC_00708 containing:
- a CDS encoding sugar ABC transporter permease; protein product: MRSGRHGPPGKRTGGRPDQGVGTWFLILPALLPILVLSVGPLLYGIALAFTDAQSGRTRATQWTGTLNFQDLLHDGLFWESFRIGLVWAVGVTVPQFVLALGLALLLNENLRMRWLARALAIIPWAMPEVVVGIMWRLVYNPDAGILNETIRDLGLGDGRDWLTGLATALPAVIVVGVWSGMPQTTVALLAGLQNTPHELHEAAALDGAGAWRRFRTVTWPAIRPVALSITALNFIWNFNSFALVYVLTNGGPGGRTRLPMLFAYEEAFRYGQFGYAAAMGCVMVAVISVILAVYLAGRLRGGEDR
- a CDS encoding carbohydrate ABC transporter permease; this translates as MSMRTRRSVRAGQYVALLCYLVFLAFPFLWLISTAFKPAPELGSLHPTWIPQHPTLDNFRQAFDEQPLLRAAANSLIAALSAGLIAVLIATPMAYVMARHRTRLATAATGWVVVSQAFPFVLLIIPLFLVLKNLHLINTLWGLIMVYVVWALPFALWMLVGYVRAVPAELEEAAAVDGAGRLRTLVSVTAPLLAPGIVATALFAFITAWNEFFFALVLLKTPEKQTLPVVLTHFLGAEGASDLGPLAAAAFLATLPSLVLFAVIQRRITGGMLAGAVKN
- a CDS encoding S8 family peptidase: MAIHKRARRFKLTASITAVAAAAGVTLMGSPFAGATPAPAMGKIYGADAATAVSGSYIVMLDQKADKAELAKEYGGKLKRNYSSAINGFSASGLSETEAKRLAADPAVSKVVQNKKFHIDATQDNPPSWGLDRIDQTETAGDNAYTYPDSAGEGVTAYVIDTGVRTTHEEFGGRASSGFDAVDNDDSADDGNGHGTHVAGTIAGATYGVAKKAKIVAVRVLDDSGSGTTEQVVAGIDWVTENHQGPSVANMSLGGGADEALDAAVQKAIASGVTFAVAAGNESSDAGEGSPSRVPEAITVASSTVDDEQSSFSNYGPVVDIYAPGSDITSSWNDSDTGSNTISGTSMATPHVVGAAAVYLAGHPDATPAEVATALTDGATPDAISNATEGTANKLLKIVE
- a CDS encoding MMPL family transporter, coding for MGRVDAARTREPRVRGIAARAGGWSARHRWAAVTIWVLFVALAMGLGSAAGRVDVKESDQMSGEVGRAVRIIEDAGLKDPAGETVLIHAEGEDAAVAGSPEFRAAVKDVIEAVQATGEVTAVTSPYTSKSVSADGHSALVQFEMRGDPETASERVAPVLDAVAKVDGAHKELLIEEIGGASMGKTFDDAFGSDFQRAEFSAVPVALGILLIAFGALVAALLPVALALTAIIATMGLMGVVSHLQPMSDTANSVMLLVGLAVGVDYCLFYLRREREERAKGRDARTALMIAAATSGRAIVVSGVTVCVAMAGMLFTGIAEFEAMGLASLMVVAVAMVGSVTVLPALLSLLGERVEKGRLPFLNRLKRSERGGADGESRVWRAVLTAVLRRPWTALVVAAGALAAIALPALGMHTQNLTLDQEFGDSLPIVRTYDRLNEAFPGGADPAQVVVKADDIGAAPVRRALEEFRRQAVSSGASKGPVDIVTHDAENIAVIDVPLVGGSDQAKAEKSLDLLRDTVRPATLGKVAGVEAPVTGQVAGSKDFNDQIVGSVVPVFAFVVVFAFLLMLLCFRSLTVAITSIVLNLLSVGAAYGILTAVFQHGWGASLVGAEGVGAIISWLPLFLFVILFGLSMDYHVFVVSRIREARLQGRTTRDAIAHGVVTTAGVVTSAAVIMVAVFAIFGTLSMQSMKQMGVGLAAAVLIDATIIRGVLLPAVMALLGERNWYFPTWLRWLPDMTHDESYDDEPAVTAPARGGEEPERVGV
- a CDS encoding sugar ABC transporter substrate-binding protein, which gives rise to MRALVRTAAAAATALALLLTGCGGGDGGSHGRITLRFQSLAWQKESVDINKQLVKEWNAAHPDIRVEYVQGSWDSVHDQLLTSFEGGEAPDIIHDASDDLADFAYGGYLADLRPLLPKGLTDGIPRNSWDTATFDGGVYGVPFLQEPRVLIANTRILKASGVRIPTPEKPWSWAEFRQVTKKLTGKGRYGVAWPLKEPVSVTLNLGLSAGGQLFHRGADGKVTVAMGEGDQVVPGTIHDQVNTDHSAARTALGMGGGDTLPGFFGGKYAMVPLGFSYRQQVVEQAPKGFAWTVLPAPAGRDGLAQGVSPQTLSVAEDSPHKKEAVRFIDFLLRPANMVRLAKGDWMLPTGTEALADPSLHTADRGWATGAALAGSLRSAPAQSVRGYPEWKDKVATPALQEYYSGAIDAAELRKRLVTDGNRVLARYQR